A region of Tolypothrix sp. NIES-4075 DNA encodes the following proteins:
- a CDS encoding response regulator, whose amino-acid sequence MSLTLLGTILIVEDSPSELELMSHYLNESGYNVIKASGAKEALEKAVSEQPDVIVTDVVMPGMSGFELCRSLKRNPITQKVPIVICSSKNQEIDRLWAMRQGADAYVTKPYTREQLLRAIKSVAI is encoded by the coding sequence GTGAGTCTAACTTTGCTTGGCACAATTCTGATTGTTGAAGATTCCCCCAGTGAACTGGAACTAATGAGCCATTATCTCAACGAGAGTGGTTACAACGTGATAAAGGCAAGTGGTGCAAAAGAAGCTTTAGAAAAAGCTGTGTCAGAACAGCCAGATGTAATTGTTACCGATGTAGTAATGCCCGGAATGAGCGGGTTTGAGTTGTGTCGTTCTCTCAAAAGAAATCCCATTACTCAAAAAGTACCGATAGTGATTTGCAGTTCTAAAAATCAGGAAATTGATCGACTGTGGGCAATGAGACAAGGTGCTGATGCCTATGTAACTAAGCCGTATACTCGCGAACAACTTCTGCGGGCAATTAAATCAGTAGCGATTTGA
- a CDS encoding response regulator, whose protein sequence is MSTTPIGSYKFSQKLHPLSLLAQLTSRRATGCLRIFTGSVSWSIYLEDGKLTYASYSDKLFERLDNHLQQLSQQIPALNSATIMQMRLMFEPKGENQRTSDADYQAICWLVNQAHITSSQAGTLIENLAKEVLELFLTLKEGSYEFIAENSLNQLPKFCSLDLRLLVEHCQKQLRSQQNSQSPLPSAGQTSGEKAANLPQSQPQLMQLGQPLPKQSNFDSQDSNNNKMPAQTASKQLYTVACIDDSQTVLNSIKNFLEENTFSVVMINDPVKALMQILRSKPDLILLDVEMPNLDGYELCSLLRRHSAFKNTPIIMVTGRTGFIDRAKAKMVRASGYLTKPFTQPELLKMVFKHIG, encoded by the coding sequence ATGAGCACAACTCCTATAGGTAGCTACAAGTTTTCCCAGAAACTACACCCGCTATCTCTGTTAGCACAACTAACCAGTCGCCGTGCTACAGGGTGCTTACGAATATTTACCGGGAGTGTTTCTTGGTCAATCTATCTAGAGGACGGTAAACTTACTTACGCGTCTTATTCAGATAAGTTATTTGAGCGGCTGGATAACCATTTACAACAGTTGAGTCAGCAAATTCCCGCTCTCAACAGTGCGACTATAATGCAGATGCGGCTGATGTTTGAACCGAAGGGAGAAAATCAGCGGACATCAGATGCAGATTATCAAGCTATTTGCTGGTTAGTTAATCAAGCTCATATCACTTCTTCGCAAGCAGGAACGCTGATAGAGAACTTGGCTAAAGAAGTGCTGGAGTTATTTCTTACCTTAAAAGAAGGAAGCTATGAGTTTATTGCTGAGAATAGCTTAAATCAACTGCCAAAATTCTGTAGCTTGGATTTGCGCTTGTTAGTCGAACACTGTCAAAAGCAATTAAGAAGTCAGCAAAATAGCCAGTCACCACTTCCATCTGCTGGGCAAACAAGTGGGGAAAAAGCAGCCAACCTGCCGCAATCTCAGCCCCAACTAATGCAGCTTGGGCAACCATTGCCAAAACAAAGCAATTTTGATAGTCAAGATAGTAACAATAATAAAATGCCAGCGCAAACTGCTAGCAAACAACTGTATACAGTTGCCTGCATTGATGATAGCCAAACAGTCTTAAATTCCATCAAGAACTTTTTGGAGGAAAACACGTTTTCAGTTGTCATGATTAACGATCCGGTGAAAGCCTTGATGCAAATTCTTCGCAGCAAACCCGATCTCATCTTGTTAGACGTGGAAATGCCGAATTTAGACGGCTACGAGTTATGTTCTTTGTTGCGGAGGCATTCAGCGTTCAAAAATACACCTATCATTATGGTAACGGGCAGAACAGGATTTATAGATAGAGCCAAGGCAAAGATGGTTAGGGCATCAGGCTATTTAACTAAGCCTTTTACTCAACCCGAATTGCTGAAAATGGTGTTTAAACATATTGGTTAA
- a CDS encoding DHH family phosphoesterase, which produces MQLNSHRTQLKSLSLTSEVNPDDLEITQEAIELPTTKPSFVTSDGNNSSAGRNCQVNQKSEELRHTLTAHQHDRQLVILQDFPDPDALSCAWAYQLIAQQYDIKCEIIYAGTLSHQENIALVKLTGLPAQRWSVQTLKSKDLSSYQGFVLIDNQGTTSQLLPVVQQAGMPLVAVIDHHSSQGELKSEFVDIRPFVRATATIFTQYLQAGLLSLDNGTNQHIKCATALMHGLRSDTNRLMQAQEEDFMAAAYLSRFCDVQLLNAVLQANRSKPVMDVIERSLKNRIVQNNFSIAGVGYLRYDDRDAIPQAADFLVTEENVHTAVVYGIVHDEDDELEVVVGSLRTSKLTLDPDEFIKEAFGQDSTGRFFGGGRTSAGGFEIPMGFLSGCNENSAYARMKWEVFDAQIKQKLLRLVNPKDNLIQAE; this is translated from the coding sequence ATGCAATTAAATTCTCACCGTACTCAATTGAAAAGCTTGTCATTGACTTCGGAAGTCAACCCTGATGATTTGGAAATAACCCAAGAAGCGATTGAGCTTCCAACCACAAAGCCGTCCTTTGTGACAAGTGACGGAAATAATTCTTCGGCTGGACGTAATTGCCAGGTAAATCAAAAGTCAGAAGAGTTGCGTCATACGCTTACAGCACACCAACACGATCGCCAGTTGGTAATTCTACAAGATTTTCCTGACCCTGATGCTCTTTCTTGTGCTTGGGCTTACCAGTTAATTGCCCAGCAATACGATATAAAATGTGAAATAATTTACGCTGGCACACTCTCGCACCAAGAAAACATTGCCTTAGTCAAGCTGACAGGTTTACCCGCACAGCGTTGGTCAGTGCAAACCCTGAAAAGCAAGGATTTGTCATCTTATCAAGGTTTCGTATTAATCGATAACCAAGGAACGACTAGTCAACTATTGCCAGTAGTACAGCAGGCAGGAATGCCACTAGTAGCGGTCATCGATCATCATAGTTCACAAGGAGAACTGAAATCAGAATTTGTTGATATCCGTCCTTTTGTGCGAGCGACGGCAACAATTTTTACGCAGTACTTACAAGCTGGGTTACTGAGCTTAGATAATGGCACAAATCAGCATATAAAATGCGCTACTGCCTTGATGCATGGCTTGCGATCTGATACAAATCGTCTGATGCAAGCGCAAGAAGAGGATTTTATGGCAGCTGCGTATCTAAGTCGGTTTTGTGACGTACAATTGCTGAACGCGGTACTACAGGCAAATCGTTCCAAGCCTGTGATGGATGTGATTGAGCGATCGCTTAAAAATCGCATCGTCCAAAATAACTTTTCCATTGCGGGTGTGGGGTATTTACGCTACGATGACCGCGATGCCATCCCCCAAGCGGCAGATTTTTTGGTGACAGAAGAAAACGTTCATACCGCCGTAGTTTACGGCATTGTTCACGACGAAGATGACGAACTTGAAGTAGTTGTAGGTTCTTTGAGAACTAGCAAACTTACTCTAGACCCCGACGAGTTTATCAAAGAAGCTTTTGGGCAAGATAGCACAGGACGCTTTTTTGGTGGTGGGAGAACCAGCGCAGGCGGTTTTGAGATTCCGATGGGTTTCTTATCTGGATGCAACGAAAATTCTGCCTATGCGAGGATGAAATGGGAAGTCTTCGATGCCCAAATTAAGCAAAAGTTGCTGCGGTTGGTGAATCCTAAAGATAATTTGATTCAAGCTGAGTAG
- a CDS encoding citrate synthase, producing the protein MMVCEYKPGLEGIPAAESSVSDVDGQKGILEYRGIRIEELAEKSTFLETAYLLIWGQLPTSEELQAFEHEVRFHRRIKYRIRDMMKCFPESGHPMDALQASAAALGLFYSRRDLHNPAYIRDAVVRLLATIPTMVAAFQLMRKGNDPVRPRDDLDYSANFLYMLSEKEPDPLAARIFDICLILHAEHTMNASTFSARVTASTLTDPYAVVASAVGTLGGPLHGGANEEVIQMLEEIGSVGNVRPYLEDCLQRKAKIMGFGHRVYKVKDPRATILQDLAQQLFAKFGSDKYYDIAVEMERVVEEKLAHKGIYPNVDFYSGLVYAKLGIPTDLFTPIFAIARVAGWLAHWKEQLAENRIFRPTQVYNGQHEIAYTAIEER; encoded by the coding sequence ATGATGGTGTGCGAATATAAGCCCGGTTTGGAAGGCATTCCCGCCGCCGAATCCAGTGTCAGCGATGTTGACGGGCAAAAGGGAATACTAGAATATCGTGGCATCCGAATTGAGGAACTAGCAGAAAAAAGTACATTTCTGGAAACTGCTTATCTGTTAATCTGGGGTCAGTTGCCCACATCAGAAGAACTGCAAGCGTTTGAGCATGAAGTGCGTTTCCACAGACGGATAAAATATCGCATCCGTGACATGATGAAATGCTTTCCAGAAAGCGGTCATCCAATGGATGCTCTGCAAGCCTCAGCCGCAGCTTTAGGCTTGTTTTATTCGCGCCGTGACTTACATAACCCTGCCTACATTCGGGATGCAGTGGTTCGCCTGTTGGCAACCATTCCCACAATGGTAGCAGCGTTTCAGTTAATGCGAAAAGGTAACGATCCGGTGCGTCCTCGCGATGACCTGGATTATTCTGCTAACTTTCTCTATATGTTGAGCGAGAAAGAACCCGATCCGCTAGCGGCGCGAATTTTTGATATCTGCTTGATACTTCATGCCGAGCATACAATGAATGCTTCCACTTTCAGCGCGAGGGTGACAGCTTCTACCTTAACTGACCCCTACGCTGTGGTTGCTAGTGCAGTAGGAACCTTGGGAGGACCTTTGCACGGTGGGGCAAACGAAGAAGTCATTCAGATGTTAGAAGAAATTGGCTCGGTAGGGAATGTGCGTCCCTACTTAGAAGATTGTCTGCAACGCAAAGCCAAAATTATGGGCTTTGGACATCGTGTTTACAAAGTAAAAGACCCGCGAGCGACGATTTTGCAAGACTTAGCACAGCAATTGTTTGCGAAATTTGGCAGTGACAAGTACTATGACATCGCCGTTGAGATGGAACGGGTGGTAGAAGAGAAACTCGCTCATAAAGGAATTTATCCGAATGTTGACTTTTATTCGGGTTTGGTGTATGCCAAATTAGGAATTCCTACAGACTTGTTTACACCAATATTTGCGATCGCTCGTGTTGCCGGTTGGTTAGCTCACTGGAAAGAACAACTAGCAGAAAACCGCATTTTCCGTCCTACCCAAGTTTACAACGGTCAGCACGAAATTGCTTACACCGCCATTGAAGAGCGTTAA
- a CDS encoding methyl-accepting chemotaxis protein, protein MFNKTDSAKSSDADKKASFISSEVSSEIMDSNIPRLRSDVRSPKNSNSPLNRALTAFKRLNLRSKATVLAIAISTLPVLGIGSLAYHIASQSISNKISDLQQAEAEGLADKVNRFMIERYNDIQVLANLPILTNSTVKSVTTQQDKQALLNKIVESYKVYDSIAVFDLNGEPILQSQGEPLTNHRDRDYFQAVLKSDRPIISQPQVSNTTKLNSIFTVAPVKDAVTGQTIAIVRAQMPVKNLEEVIKNYALAEQEYHLIDASGKFFVSSQSKQIGREARRNFPGLTNLQAAKKEATFKTVDQIDNKEQLVSYAGEKLNGLPDLKWQVILATDTATAFAPQRDLLLAILGGTVLTTLLVSLLAAWLAKRATQPILNATQTVARLGQGELTTRLEIDSEDELGELGENINLMAEQLQLLLKEQELDAERAKIITEITLRIRRNLKTEDIFKTAVREVRSCLRSDRVVIYNFDRSTWDGMVVAESVAPGYPKMIGVQIDDPCFRESHVETYKDGRVRAIANIYQEPSLRNPNCYIKMLEKFSVKANLIAPMITDGQLVGLMITHQCDSPRFWQQAEIDLFKQVATQVGYALEQAKLLEEVEQARHNAEQGSEDERQQKEALQMQLLELLGEVEGAASGDLTVRADVTTGEIGTVADFFNSIVENLRLIVTQVKQAAYQVNYAIGSNQGAMRELAEDAITQASEINRTLDAVDQMTYSIQYVAENAQQAAYVAQNASHTAKKSGKAMDMTVQNILKLRETVGETAKKVKRLGESTQQISRVVSLINQIAMQTNLLAINAGIEAARAGEEGQGFAVVAEEVGELAARSAAATKEIEQIVENIQRETSEVVQAMEVGTAQVVEGTQIVEDAKHSLSQILDVSRQIDSLVQSISTATTSQVETSQTVSHLMREIAKVSERTSYSSRQVSESLQQTAVISQELQETVETFKVD, encoded by the coding sequence ATGTTTAATAAAACTGATTCCGCTAAGAGTAGTGATGCTGATAAAAAAGCATCATTTATTTCGTCTGAAGTTTCATCGGAAATCATGGATAGTAATATACCACGATTGAGAAGCGATGTGCGATCGCCAAAAAATTCCAATTCTCCCTTAAATCGTGCCTTAACTGCTTTCAAACGCCTCAATTTGCGTAGCAAAGCTACAGTTTTGGCGATCGCTATCAGCACGCTGCCTGTATTAGGTATTGGTAGTTTAGCTTATCACATTGCAAGCCAATCGATTAGTAACAAAATTTCCGATCTACAACAAGCTGAAGCCGAAGGCTTGGCAGACAAAGTAAACCGTTTCATGATTGAACGGTATAACGATATTCAAGTGCTGGCTAATCTGCCAATTTTGACAAATTCCACCGTTAAGTCAGTTACAACTCAACAAGATAAACAAGCACTACTAAACAAGATTGTCGAGAGTTATAAAGTCTACGATAGCATTGCTGTGTTTGACTTAAATGGTGAGCCGATTTTACAATCCCAAGGAGAACCACTCACCAACCATAGAGATCGCGATTACTTTCAAGCTGTATTAAAAAGCGATCGCCCAATCATTAGCCAGCCACAAGTATCTAACACTACAAAATTAAATAGCATTTTCACTGTAGCACCTGTTAAGGATGCTGTCACCGGGCAAACCATCGCCATAGTCAGAGCGCAGATGCCGGTAAAAAATTTAGAAGAGGTTATTAAAAATTACGCTCTTGCGGAGCAAGAATATCATTTAATTGATGCCTCTGGAAAATTTTTCGTGTCTTCGCAATCGAAGCAAATAGGTAGAGAAGCAAGAAGAAATTTTCCTGGCTTGACGAACCTACAAGCCGCAAAAAAAGAAGCCACATTCAAAACAGTTGACCAAATTGACAATAAAGAACAGCTAGTTAGCTACGCTGGCGAAAAGCTCAACGGTTTGCCAGATTTAAAATGGCAAGTAATTTTGGCTACAGATACAGCAACGGCATTTGCGCCGCAAAGAGACTTACTTCTGGCTATATTAGGTGGGACGGTATTAACAACATTGTTAGTGTCTCTGCTCGCAGCTTGGTTAGCGAAACGTGCCACACAACCAATTTTGAATGCGACTCAGACAGTAGCAAGGCTGGGACAAGGTGAACTGACTACCCGTTTAGAAATAGACTCAGAAGACGAACTCGGCGAATTGGGTGAAAATATTAATTTGATGGCAGAGCAATTACAGTTGTTGTTAAAAGAACAAGAACTGGATGCAGAACGAGCAAAAATAATAACAGAAATTACTTTGCGGATTCGCCGAAATCTCAAAACCGAAGATATTTTTAAAACAGCGGTGAGAGAAGTTCGCTCGTGCTTGAGAAGCGATCGCGTAGTTATCTATAACTTTGATCGTAGCACTTGGGATGGAATGGTCGTTGCCGAATCGGTTGCGCCCGGTTATCCGAAAATGATCGGAGTGCAAATCGACGATCCATGTTTTCGGGAAAGCCATGTAGAAACTTATAAAGATGGAAGAGTGCGAGCGATCGCCAACATTTATCAAGAGCCAAGCTTGCGAAATCCAAATTGTTACATTAAAATGTTGGAAAAATTTTCCGTCAAGGCAAATTTAATCGCACCGATGATTACAGACGGGCAATTGGTGGGTTTAATGATTACCCATCAATGCGATAGCCCCCGTTTTTGGCAACAAGCAGAAATTGATTTATTTAAGCAGGTAGCCACTCAAGTTGGCTATGCCCTAGAACAAGCAAAACTTTTAGAAGAAGTAGAACAAGCAAGACACAACGCAGAACAAGGTTCCGAAGATGAACGCCAACAAAAAGAAGCTTTGCAAATGCAGCTTCTTGAACTGCTAGGGGAAGTAGAAGGTGCAGCCAGCGGAGATTTGACAGTGCGGGCTGATGTCACCACCGGAGAAATTGGCACCGTCGCCGACTTTTTCAACTCCATCGTGGAAAATTTGCGGTTGATTGTTACCCAAGTTAAACAAGCGGCTTATCAAGTAAATTATGCGATCGGTTCTAACCAAGGAGCGATGCGCGAACTGGCAGAAGATGCTATTACGCAAGCCTCAGAAATCAATCGCACTTTAGATGCTGTTGATCAAATGACCTATTCCATACAATATGTAGCCGAAAACGCCCAACAAGCGGCTTATGTTGCTCAAAATGCTTCGCACACCGCCAAAAAGAGCGGCAAAGCAATGGATATGACAGTGCAAAATATCCTAAAATTGCGGGAAACAGTAGGCGAAACAGCGAAAAAAGTCAAGCGTTTGGGAGAATCTACCCAACAAATTTCCCGCGTGGTATCTTTGATTAATCAAATCGCCATGCAAACCAACTTACTCGCCATCAACGCCGGCATAGAAGCAGCGCGTGCCGGCGAAGAAGGTCAAGGTTTTGCTGTAGTTGCCGAAGAAGTAGGCGAATTAGCTGCCCGAAGTGCAGCGGCAACAAAAGAAATTGAACAAATTGTCGAGAACATTCAAAGAGAAACTAGCGAAGTTGTGCAAGCGATGGAAGTGGGAACCGCTCAAGTTGTAGAAGGAACCCAAATAGTAGAAGATGCTAAACACAGCTTGAGTCAAATTTTGGATGTTTCCCGCCAAATTGATTCTTTGGTGCAGTCGATTTCCACCGCTACCACATCGCAGGTAGAAACCTCGCAAACTGTCAGCCACTTGATGAGAGAAATTGCCAAGGTATCAGAGCGCACGAGCTATTCTTCGCGGCAAGTTTCTGAATCTTTGCAACAAACTGCGGTGATTTCCCAAGAGTTACAGGAAACTGTTGAAACCTTCAAAGTGGATTAA
- the sixA gene encoding phosphohistidine phosphatase SixA, with product MELYLIRHGIAESGGSQITDEERSLTKEGRQKTEKIAQRLKTLGLHFDLIATSPLVRARQTAEILIATGLSSQMEECIHLGFGSDIYNWLADWLEPRNYSSQTQLALVGHEPCLSEWAEILLWGDAKGGLVLKKAGMIGIKLPEKGSSLGRSQMFWLTPPKYLL from the coding sequence GTGGAACTGTATTTAATTCGTCACGGTATCGCTGAATCGGGTGGATCTCAGATAACAGATGAAGAGCGATCGCTTACCAAAGAAGGGCGACAAAAAACCGAAAAAATTGCCCAACGCCTCAAAACGTTGGGTTTACACTTTGATTTGATCGCCACCAGTCCCTTAGTACGCGCTCGTCAAACCGCAGAAATCCTTATTGCCACCGGACTAAGTTCGCAAATGGAAGAATGCATCCACCTTGGCTTTGGTAGCGATATTTATAATTGGCTTGCCGACTGGTTGGAACCGAGAAATTATTCATCCCAAACGCAACTTGCGCTGGTTGGACATGAACCTTGTTTGAGCGAATGGGCAGAAATTCTCCTTTGGGGTGATGCCAAAGGAGGTTTAGTCCTGAAAAAAGCAGGTATGATCGGAATAAAACTACCAGAAAAAGGCTCATCTCTGGGTCGTAGTCAGATGTTTTGGTTGACACCACCCAAGTACTTGCTATAA
- a CDS encoding HNH endonuclease: protein MGKVLVLNASYEPLNITSWRRAVVLLIKGKAERVEHNGKFLYSEFPLPTVIRLRHYVRVPYKEIPLTRRNILHRDGHTCQYCGYTGDELTLDHVLPRSRRGGDTWDNIVTACVRCNVKKGNRTPHEANMPLRHPPRQPYSSLYFEVSKHLKSGLHQEWQKYVIGL from the coding sequence ATGGGGAAGGTTTTAGTCCTTAACGCCTCTTACGAACCGCTCAACATCACAAGCTGGCGTCGCGCGGTGGTTTTGTTGATCAAAGGCAAGGCAGAGCGGGTGGAACACAACGGGAAATTTTTGTATTCGGAATTTCCGCTGCCAACTGTGATCCGCTTGCGCCATTATGTGCGCGTTCCCTACAAGGAAATTCCTCTAACTCGCCGAAATATCTTGCATCGTGACGGTCACACTTGTCAATACTGCGGTTACACAGGAGATGAGTTGACGCTAGACCACGTTTTACCGCGATCGCGTCGTGGTGGCGATACCTGGGATAACATTGTTACAGCTTGTGTCCGCTGCAATGTTAAAAAAGGCAACCGCACGCCTCACGAAGCTAACATGCCTTTGCGTCATCCGCCCAGACAACCTTATAGCAGCCTCTACTTTGAGGTCAGCAAACATCTTAAAAGTGGACTACACCAAGAGTGGCAAAAATATGTCATAGGACTTTGA
- the alr gene encoding alanine racemase, protein MLSRKQTHSVAENQQCDTYAWFSQRAWVEIDLGALSFNVHQLRSLLSPRTELMAVVKADAYGHGSVTVAQTVLQSGASWLGVATVPEGIQLREAGIKAPILILGATHTLEQIHAIAHWKLQPTLCSPKQALIFSDTLEAIKFTDSIPVHIKLDTGMSRLGTNWQQAGEFVQLVHSLPHLEIKSIYSHLATADSLDPQVMIQQHQRFEEAIAQVKALGIKPPCLHLANSAATLADPALHYDMVRVGLAVYGLSPALHLRSRLDLKPVLQLKARVTHIKTIAADTGVSYGHQFIAPHEMRVAVVGIGYADGVPRNLSGKMQVLIQERRVPQIGAITMDQLMLDVSTLPNIQEGEIVTLLGQEGKEEITADDWAEQLNTISWEILCGFKHRLPRVGVI, encoded by the coding sequence ATGTTAAGTCGCAAGCAAACTCATAGTGTCGCGGAAAATCAGCAGTGCGACACCTATGCGTGGTTCTCGCAACGCGCTTGGGTGGAAATTGATTTAGGTGCTTTGTCTTTTAATGTACATCAGTTGCGGAGTCTATTATCACCGCGTACTGAGTTAATGGCAGTGGTAAAAGCTGATGCTTATGGACATGGATCTGTAACAGTCGCTCAGACAGTGTTACAATCTGGGGCAAGTTGGTTAGGAGTCGCTACAGTTCCAGAGGGTATTCAATTACGCGAAGCAGGAATTAAAGCTCCGATTTTGATTTTAGGAGCAACTCATACATTAGAGCAAATTCACGCGATCGCTCATTGGAAACTTCAGCCTACACTATGCAGCCCTAAACAAGCACTAATATTTTCCGACACTTTAGAAGCGATTAAATTTACTGACTCCATCCCCGTACACATCAAACTAGACACGGGAATGTCTAGATTAGGCACGAATTGGCAGCAAGCAGGTGAGTTTGTCCAGTTAGTGCATTCTTTGCCTCATTTAGAAATAAAGAGCATTTATTCTCACTTGGCAACCGCAGATAGTCTCGATCCACAAGTGATGATACAACAGCATCAACGATTTGAGGAGGCGATCGCCCAAGTTAAAGCTTTGGGAATAAAACCACCTTGTTTACATTTGGCAAATTCAGCCGCCACTCTTGCAGATCCGGCTTTACATTATGATATGGTGCGTGTGGGGTTAGCTGTATACGGACTTTCGCCAGCTCTTCACTTGCGATCGCGGCTTGACTTAAAGCCAGTTTTACAATTAAAAGCGCGAGTCACCCACATTAAAACCATCGCTGCCGACACTGGTGTCAGCTACGGTCATCAATTTATTGCCCCACACGAAATGCGCGTTGCCGTCGTCGGTATTGGTTATGCTGATGGAGTTCCTCGCAATCTCTCCGGCAAAATGCAAGTATTAATTCAAGAAAGACGAGTGCCACAGATTGGGGCAATTACAATGGATCAATTAATGCTCGATGTCAGCACTTTACCAAATATACAAGAAGGCGAAATAGTCACCTTACTTGGGCAAGAGGGAAAAGAAGAAATCACGGCAGACGATTGGGCAGAACAATTGAACACCATTTCTTGGGAAATTCTCTGCGGATTCAAACATCGTTTGCCTCGTGTTGGTGTGATTTGA
- a CDS encoding chemotaxis protein CheW, translating into MNSSKTILSGKEAQNNLGDGYLRFQLNRQTAAVLSMKHTQEAIIVSVESVAAMPSMPACVLGLMNWRSRIVWAVDLSKMLNLESLDYRQRQYNVIIIRVESVLLGLVVQEITGTTKFTPDEIHSPIGQVASSLVPYLRGCFVQHKEILLVLDAQAIIQSSVLRND; encoded by the coding sequence ATGAATAGTTCAAAGACTATACTTTCTGGCAAAGAAGCTCAAAATAACTTAGGAGATGGCTATCTTAGGTTTCAATTAAATCGCCAGACGGCTGCTGTATTATCCATGAAGCACACGCAAGAAGCGATTATTGTTTCTGTTGAGTCTGTAGCTGCAATGCCCAGTATGCCAGCTTGCGTACTGGGATTGATGAATTGGCGCAGTCGAATAGTTTGGGCAGTTGATCTGTCAAAAATGCTGAATCTAGAAAGCCTAGATTATAGACAGCGGCAATACAATGTGATAATTATTCGAGTGGAATCAGTGCTTTTGGGTTTAGTGGTGCAAGAAATCACAGGTACTACCAAGTTTACGCCGGATGAAATCCACTCTCCTATAGGACAAGTTGCATCTAGTTTAGTTCCCTATTTACGTGGATGCTTTGTGCAACACAAAGAAATCTTGCTGGTATTAGATGCACAGGCAATTATCCAGTCTTCGGTTCTTCGTAATGATTAG
- a CDS encoding ribbon-helix-helix protein, CopG family encodes MHWAPLSSEFIGAMPLNSEFLKWLNTLPTKNNDSIVVAHIAIQMKEKHLSIRVPGDEMKILEKYAKKTKRTKTDLVREWIRSLEKMSDCTTGHR; translated from the coding sequence ATGCACTGGGCTCCCCTATCTTCAGAATTCATCGGTGCGATGCCTCTCAACTCTGAGTTTTTAAAGTGGTTGAATACCCTACCCACTAAAAATAATGATAGCATTGTTGTGGCGCATATTGCGATACAAATGAAAGAAAAACATTTGAGTATAAGAGTTCCTGGGGATGAGATGAAGATTTTAGAGAAGTATGCTAAGAAAACAAAGCGAACTAAAACAGACTTAGTTCGCGAATGGATTCGCTCTCTAGAAAAGATGTCTGACTGCACGACAGGGCACCGATGA